GACGGCGTGAAGAAGACTTCTGAAAGGCGACGACTGCCCAGCCGGACTGTCAATTGCAGACCGGTTGCCGCAAAGAGGCAACCGTTAAGAAAGACAAAGAGAAAGTAACAGAGCCATATTGGCCTCTGCAAAACAATTCTCATGCGGGAGAAATAATAGCGGCCGGTCATTACCATAAGATAAACTCGCCCGCCCGGGAGCAGGGAATAATTAAATCTGGCAAGGGTTTTGGCCACCCTTAATTTCTGAAGCACGCCTCTACAGATAAGATGAGTGAAAAAACCTTTCGGAAGGAAATATTTTTCCATTCTTGCCTCTAAAAAGTTGTAACGCTCCGCAGGGATTCCTTCTTGCGAGAACAAAAATTTGGCAAAGTTAATCGCATTGTGGTCACGGTCAACACCGAAGACCTTTTTCGGCACATACTTTTGTATGGCAAAAAGGGTCTGGCCTCCGCCGCAGCCGATATCAGCCACGATTGATTCAGAATCAATCTTTAACTGCTGTAAAATCTCATCAATCTTTCTTTCTTTAACCTGGCCGACGTATTCCAGGAGGTTGTAGGCAAGTGAAGAACCAAGCGGAGTAAGGGATAAACGGCCTCTCTTTTTTATGGCAAGACCCAAAGAAACAAGATTTTCAATTTCAGGAGCACCAGGGTAATTTCCAAGTCCCTGTTCGTAAAGATACAGGGCACCCAACGCTTCCCTTTTGCTCCGGCCTGTCCAGAGCTGACGGAAAACATCTTCCGTAGAAAGATTTTCCTGCATTGTAGTTTTATTTCCTTGACGGTAAGCCGAACAAAAAAATTAACCGGTAACGGAGTACAAGTACAATCATCCTTACAGCCAGCCAAAAGGTCTTTCCTTTATGGCCGGTTACCGAGGAATGGCCAACGCGCGGCAGGTAATTTACCGGTATTTCTATGTATTTAAGTCTGTTCAATGCAACCAAAATCATCATCTCCGGGCCAAGATGTTCTCCATAAACGGTGAACCGGGGTTCAATCTTTCTTAATGCATCTCTTTTAATAAGTCGCATTGTACATCCCACATCGGTAAAGGTAGTGGTGTTGAAAAAGAATTCCAGCATCTTTGCGACCGCCCAGTTTCCCCACTTCAAAAAAGGTCCCATATTGGCGCCTTTCCAAATTAGAACAGAAGTTGTCCGGGTGCCGAAGACCGTGTCAAAATCATCGGCATAAGCCAGAAACTTGAAGATATCTCGGGCAAGGAAAGTTCCATCCGGCTCGCAGAGTACGATGATGTCGCCAGCGGCCTCCTTAAACCCCCGCCTGATGGCAGCTCCGTAACCCTGTCTCTTCTCAAAGACTTCCCTGGCAACGGTCTTCGCCACCTCTTCGCTGGTGCCCGGGACAGCATTGTTATTTACAACGATAACCTCGTCCACCACGCCGGTCTGGAAAAACTCTTCAATTACCCGGCGGATGGAATCCTTTTCGTTATAGGTCGGCAAGATTACAGAGACAGTCTTTTTATGCCACATTTTTCTTCTTGCGGACAATTATCAACATCTGCCGACCCCAGGGTTTGAACGGCAACCGTAGATAAATTCTCACCAGAAATGCAAGCTTCGGTAACCGGGTGTGAAAAGAAAAAGGGAGAAATCTCGCAAACTTCTGTTCTAAAATAAATCCTTTGCTGGCCAGATAGTCGGAAAGGCTGGTCTCGGTAAAAATTGTACGATGGGTGTAGTCATCAAAGTAACCGCGGTAAGCATATTTAAAATTTGGCTGTATGATAATCCAGCAACCACCCTCGGGGAGAATTCGTCTCACCTGAAAAGCAACCCGCTCTATTTCCGGCCAATTTAGATGTTCCAAAAAATTACTGGAAAAAACCAGCCCCACAGAATTGTTCGCAAACTGTTCCAGCACTTCTTCGGTTTTACCCACCAGAGGCTTAACTCCTGCTGCCGTGTATTTACTTAAATTTTCATTTACATCCAGAGCGTATCGGTCCTGCGCTCCAACCTGATTGATAAAATCGCAATATCCGGCGCCCAAATCTAAAACTGCACCTTCTTTCGGAATGAACTTCTTCAGGTAACGAACAATCTCTCTCCAGACAGCCCCTCGGTTTTTATCATTCAGGAACCGTATGCGGTAATAACCGTCAGACACCTCAACTCCTTTTTCGAAATAACCATAATTGGTAAATTCCATAAATGGCAAATAAGGTTATATAAGGCATAATCGGAAATCTGTATCTGATGACAACCCTGCCAAGTATAGTTAAAAAAGAATAGGAAAAGACAAGGGTAAGAAGAAGCAGGCTCTGCCGCCAGTTCTTGAGAGAAAGAAACGCACCCACTACAAAGAGCATAATAATTATGCCGGAGGTCAAAAGACTAACCCAGAGGTGAACCTTTCCGTAGGTATGGTCAGCCACGCCCGCACCCAAGTGCGGATAAAACCTCCAGAAACGAAAAAACCGGTTGACGACCAGCCTGACATAATCTTTTGGATGCGCAAAAATAAATTCAAATGCTTGATGCCGGTACCAGTTGTGCACCTCAACCTCCGACATTCCTTCAAATAAAGAAGGGTCTTCACTACGGAAAAAACCCGCATGATTGTCAATTTTTTTGACCACCGCAGGATTGTTTGCTATGTAAAAAACTTCGCCGGTCACCGTGGGAATTATTACTAAACGATGGTGAATAGCATAATTACGGATGACCCAGGGCGAAAAAGTAACCATAAAGATGAGAAAAACGAAGCAAGTATTTCGGAACGCTTTTGTTCGATCGCGCTGGGTCAGAAAAAAAGTGATGAGCAATAAAGGGGTAATCAATATCGTTTGAGCCCTGGTAAGGGCCGCCAGACCAAGGAAAAAACCGGCCAGGAAGAGATTCCACCGGGAAGGATTCCTGAAATTTTCCGTCAGAAAAAGTATCGGCAACATTAACATGAAAACGTGGAAGGATTCCCGTGCAAGATAACCGCTCCAGAAGACAGACTCCGGTAAGAGACCGAACACCAGGGCCGAGGTCATTCCTATTGATGTAGAATTAAAGGTATTCTGACCAATCCGGTAGAGTAAAACCGCAGACAGGCTTCCTAAAATCGCTAAAAGAATCTTGGCCACCAGGTAGTTCTCACCAAAAAAGAAGAAGACGGGGACTAAAAATAAAGTAAATCCTGGTTCCCTCCAGGAATAAAGCGGTTCCGTGCCTGGATAAATGGAAACACTGCGGGGCATGGAATAACCCCGGCCCTGAATGATTGACCAGGCCGCCTCCTTGACACCCTCCTCGTTCCACTCGTCAACGGTATTGTCAAGTGTGGCAATCCAGACAAGCCTTAAAGCCAGCGCCAGCAAAAAAATAACCGTTAATTTTTTCTTAAGCAAACCGAAGCCTTTCATCACTCTTCTTTCCCGTGTCTTTGCAATAATAGATTAAATTTGTAACTATTTACCCATTAGAAATAACGGCCGAATGTCATTTATAGTTCTCCGCACAACCTCGCTGTTTGACAATCATTCGTAATAAATATCATCGGGCACATTGTCGCGGTAAATGTTGTCGTCAGGTATACTCAAGTGGAGGGTGGAACAACCCGAAACCCAGATGGCACCGCCCTCATCAGCCGTATTTCGTTGCCCGTAAAAGCAGTCGTTCGTGTACTGTGTAAAAAAACAGCCGACGGAATACGATATATGGCTTTTATTTGTCACCTGTTTCCTATGTTCTGAAATCTCTACTCTATTTTATAACCATCACTTCTGCTGACCTTATTGTCTTTTGCATCCCGCTGTCAAGCCTTACCAACAAAGAACCATCTGTATTTAAACCTATGCAATAGCCTTCAAATCTTTTTTTCTTTTCTTTTATTGTTGCACTTCTTCCTAATGTCTCACACAGTAGTGTTGCCTCTTTTATAATAATATCGGACTTGTATTTTGATTCCCTATATAATGTGTCGCAAGAATCAACAATATTTACAAGAAGGGTTCTTCTTTCAAGGTGTGTCTTTTTTATCAAGGACAAGGATGTTGCAGATTCAGGTAATTCATTTTTTTTTGAATTAACATTTATACCGATGCCCACAACAAAATATTCATCATCAGGAGAACCTTCTACCAGGACCCCACATATTTTTTTATTTTCAAATAAAAGGTCGTTAGGCCATCTTAAAAAAGTCGTAATATTAAATTTTTTTTTAAGAACATTTGCAACTGCAACAGAGGCAAGAAGTGAAATCTTATCTTGTAAAAAAGAACCGCAAGACTTAAAAATTATGGAGAAAAGAAGGTCTTTACCCTGTTGACTTTCCCATGTTCTTCCCTGTCTTCCTCTTCCTTTGGTTTGAAAATCAGAGACAATAACAGTTCCTTGCGGGAAACCACGCTTTGCAAGCGATAATGCAACATCATTTGTAGATGTAGTTTTTTTAAACCATAATATCTGGCCTTTATTCATTGCCCAATAACTCTTTTATTTTTAACTGGACATCTTCTGCTGTTATAAGCGTTTCTCCGACAAGTATTGCTTGGACACCAAGTGATTGCAGGTGCAGGACATCCTCATAATTTTTTATCCCGCTTTCCGATACGACAACCCTGTCTTTCGGGATATGTTTTATAATTTGTTCGGTGGTGTTGAGATTAAGGTCCAATGTTTCAAGGTTTCTGTTGTTTATTCCTATGATATTGATTTTTTCCTTGCAGTCAAGCACACATTTTAGTTCTTCTTCGGTGTGAACTTCGCACAACACCTGCATGCCTAAACTATGACTAAGGTGTGAAAAATTCTCAAGTTCCTTAAGTGTTAGTATGCCTGCTATAAGAAGCACTGCATCTGCGCCGGAAGCATAAGACTGATATATCTGATACTTATCAATTATAAACTCTTTTCTTAATACGGGGATATGGACAGTTTTTTTTACATCTTCAAGGTCTTTTAAGCTTCCGCCAAAAAACTCTGTATCTGTTAAAACAGATATTGCAGAAGCACCTGAAGCCTCATATATTTGTGCAAGCACAACAGGATTAAGACGCCCCACCAATATACCTTTAGAAGGAGATTTTCTTTTTATTTCGGCAATAAGGCTGATGTGGTGGGATTTATTTATTGCAGTACATAATGATTTCGTCTTAAAATTAACTTTCTTGCACCTTTTAATAATTGAATTAAGAGAAACAATATTTTTTGCTTTCTCAATCTCTATTTTTTTATTTTCAAGTATTTTATTCAGATACATATTTTTAAGATTATCCCCGTTCATTTTTTAAATATCATAGGCTTATTACAACAAAAAGGTTCTACTTTGCCAGTGGTTTTTTTATTAACGCAGCCTCCAAGCCACAAACAGAACAGTAGAATATTTTTAAAAGACAGGATGTGATTTTCCATTGGTTTATTGTAGCATACAGGAGAAGGCTTAACCCCCTTATAAAAGACAACTGTAACCTCCGGACCACAAACAGAGCATATAAGCACACTCCCAATCTTGCACTGTATCATTTCTTCTTCTTGTCAGACATTAAAGGCTCCATCATTTTTCCACAACATACATATCGGCTCAAGATTTCCAATATCTTTCTTTGTAACCATCAATATATTCTCGCACCTATTACAGTGATATGCCTTACCAACATTTATGGTCCAGACATTTATCCAATCCTTTGCGCTCTATTTTCCTTCTATTATCTTTCTTATATTTCTCATCTTTTAAGGTAACTGGAAAACCGGTCTCTTAAGAGCACCAGTGCACCAGTTACCACACCCAGAGGGTACCCGAAGATACAAATCCCAAACAAATCTCAAAACCCAAATTTTCCTCACTTTCTGGATACCAACAATTTTATACTCATCTAACGGCAAGTATCTTTACCGAATTTGGTGATAAACGCCATTGTGTTTCCTGCAAAAAAAAGGGCTGGCTTGTTCCCCCCCACATTTAGCCTGCGTCTATAAATCAGGAGCAACCATACAAATTTTTAAATTTCTTTCCTTAAAAAAGTTTTTTACCTGCTCAACATTTTTATCATTTATTATATGCCAGTTGCTAACCAGCTCTAAACCATCTAATTTCCTTACCTTCATAGCAATATCAAGCATCTCTTCTGTTGTCTTTCCGCCACACCTTCGTAGCCTGAAAGACAATACCTGTCTGCATAAGACCCAAATGTTGGCAGATACGCCCCAAATTTGTATTTATCTATCATCTTCTATCTTTGTTATACTTTATATTCCATTGCTGTCTGACATTGAAAAATAATCGCCATCGCATAATAAGTTATAGATTGGAACCCTGTTCACTTCTTTTAACTGTATTGTTCGTATAACCCTTTCCTTTTTTGTCATATTTGTTTTTCTTTTATAATAATCTCCGGTCTGCTCATCAATCCGCAGGGAACAGTTTGATAGCCTTCAAACCAATCCTTCCCCTCGGCAACAAAAGAACCGGGTCCTGTCCAGATTGGCCATTTTTCTGATAAATGTAGTGGCCCATGGGAATTTCGTCTATGCCCTAAAACTTCTATTGTTAAAACAACTTCTTGTTTGCCCCTAACATAGTTGGTTATATCCAACTGATTGGGTTGCCATCCAATAACACCTGCGCCTTTCCCATCTACAAGTATCCTGATTCCAGCCCCTCTATAATCTGAAATATTAACAAAAATCCGCTGATTTTCTTTCAAATCCCGGATTATTTTGCAAGTATAACCTATATTGCCGGAATAAAATGGGAGCCCTTGTTCTGTCCAATCACCTATTTTTAAAAAACCCACAGGTTCGCAAAGAATAACCTGTTTTCCCTTAATTTTTACACCAAAATCTCCGAGTATATAGACTATCTCAAGTCCCGGATGGTTTTCATTGTAGTTACATTCTAAAAGAACCTCGTTTCTGCCAGCACGCAAGATGCTTGAATTAAATTTTAAAGTTTTTAAGGATTTATCCACCCACCATCCGTTTTCTAATTTAGCTAAAATCTTAGAGCCATTTATCTTTATTTTAAAAAATTCCGGTTTTTCTATTGCAAGCGATATTTCTCCGGATGGAATTTTTTCTATATCAAATAAATATTTTAAAGTAACAGGCGCATTTCTGGGGTTTTTGTTCTTTTTTCTTGCCCAGGGTTGAACCATCGCTCCACCTCTTTCTTTAATAGAAAGGTGTTGTCTTACAGTTTTATCTATACGAAGTATTTCTTCTTGTTTCCATTTTCCATTACCTATTTTATAAAAGGGCCTGTCAAGAACGCAAATGTTTGGCTCTGAAAGTTTTATTTCCCAGATTTCCTTTTCTATCTTGAACCGATCTACTTCTTGAAGGTTTTCCTTGCCAGTTAAAAATGAGATTGCCTGTCCTTGCCCACCACAGGAAGAGCTCATATTTCTTGCAATGACAGTTTGTATCGTATCAGATTTTGGTATTATAAACAGCCTGCTTGCTATAGGTCCAAGGTCTGTCTTGATTTGGTAACCTGTGTCTGTTTTGATAGAGTTTGCCAAACATATATTCCCTGTTTCCGGGTCAAGTTCTATCGGCTGATGTTTCCACTCTGGCACTGCTTTTATTATCACTTCTGGAAATTCAATCAGCCTTTCTCTTGCAAGCGGACTTCTTGCGAAAACATCTTTATTATCCCAGTTCATACCTGTATTACAGACAAAAAGATAGAATGCTTCTTTATCTTCTCTTAAAAGATATATGGCGGGGTTTATTTCTTTGCCCTCTTTGTCTGTTATTGATATTTTTCTTGATGTTTTTTCAATCCTTGTTATTGCCTCTTTAAAAGAAGAAACATTTTCACAGGATTTGGCAAAATCATTCGCCTGCATAGAACAAACTGCATCCACATATTCAGGCGCTTTATCAACAAAAACAACCTGTCCGCCTGTCTGTTTAAATTTTTTAAGGAGTTTAATTGTTGAGCTTCTAATTGTATAAAGCGGTGGAACAAGAACTGCTTTGTATTTTGCTTTATTTACTATAAGAACAGGCACACCATTTTTTTTTGATACTTTTGCCCATCTTGACAATATTTCCTCATCGCCATAGTCAAAGTCAATATGCGAGGAAAGAAGAGTGTCACATAGTGTGGCGAACATTTCATCATATTCTTTTACTTTTGTGTCCTGTTTTTCTGTCTTTTTTTCAGTGTTCCATTTGGGCGCCTTGAAAATCGCCCACATACTTTCTATAGGATGGACCACAAGAAGGTCTCTTACCTCTTCTCCTTTTGTCATAATTGAGTGGACCCTCGCAAAATAATCCTCAACTTTTGGATATGCATCCCACCAGGGAGATTGATAGGAAATACTTGCCGGGTAATCTCTTTTTGCTTCTCCAAGCATTGTATAATAAGAAAGATGCTGGCAACGAAGATTAATGCCCAGAGCAACCTGCCAGTCCCCAAGCGCCTTATGCCCTATAAAGGGGAAGTCCCAACCGGTGCAACCATATGTTTCTGTTAGTCTCCATTTTCTTCCAAACTGTCTTGCTACTGAACTAACCTGTTTTGCAGTATTGAAAATCCTCCAGTGTTCTGTAAGAAGATCCATACCCGGCGCCTGCATATATTCATAAAATCTTAAGGTGCTCCCAATCCATTGCACTTGGGAAGAAAGAAAATCTTCACAAAGAACATGACCCGTAAATAATATTTTATTTTTTTCGCACCACTGTCCAATCTGTTTTGCAAATGAATCTACAAAAAGAAAGGTAAGACAATCCCTGTAATGGTATCTTGCTTTTGAAATTTTTTGTCCTTCTATATCAAAATAAATCTCTGGTAGGTGGTCTAAAATATTATATCCATATCTTTTATGAAAAACTTCTGGCAGATGGTCCGTCCACGAAACCATAATATATCCTTCAGGAGCATCAGCCCCGGCCCAGTGAGCAAAGTTCAGACCGTAATGTGGTTCATCTGTAAAAATTCCAGGGATACTTAAACCAAAATGCCTGCCTGAATTTTTCTTATAGGCGTTATGCGTAGTATTGATAAACTCTTTGACAGCTCCTGGGTTCATTGTGTCAAGATAAGTGTAGCCATTAAACCAGTCGCTTGGTTTTTCCTGTTCAATAGAAAAAATTAGCATTGTCTCAGATGGAGAAAGCGTTTTTATTTTTTTACCATTTTTAAGATAACTATATTTTTTTATAATTTCTCCTTTAAATTCAGCAATAAATATTGCAATAACATTCTTTGTCCATTTAATTTTTTTAATATCTTTTGTCATTGCCATTACAAGATACCTCATCCTGTATTTGGAATTTTTTGTAACAAGCCCGCCTGCTGCGCCTGATGGCCATCTGTCCTCATCGTAAAGATAAGCCTTCATATTAAGTTTCTTTGCTTCATCAGCGCAAGTGTTTATACATTCAAACCATTCTTTTGAAAGATACGACGTATCAAGTCCTACCCTTGAATGCATAAAAAATCCGCCAAGACCCATATGTTTCATAATCTGTATCTGCCGTCTTAATTCTTCCGGCTCTAATTTCCCATTCCACGACCAGAATGGTGCTCCCCGGTATTGGGAACCAGGATTTTTAAATTCCTTTAAGTCCATACATTCCTCTTTTTATACGACCTGCTATTTATAAACTATTGACTACAAACTAAATTTTAGACTTTGGACCAAATTTTAACCAGTCACCTATCACCAGTTCTATTAGGGTTATACAGCAGGCTATTTATACATTTTTAACAAAAGTTTTCTATAGTCCTCTGCCTCTAAATTATCAATCCCCTTTACTTCTTTTGAAGTAAGATACCTTGGTTTTTTACCGATAGAAAGTGTAATTAGTAAAAAACGGGCCGCATCTTCCAACACCAAACACCTGTAATACGCCTCTCTAAGGTTACAACCCACACAAACTGCCCCGTGATTTTTAAGAAGAACAGCGTTATACCCTTTTTTAATTTCTCCAGTAACAGATGCTCTAATTTTCTCACCCGCAGGTATTACATAATCTAAAACAGGAACCTCGGAACTTAAAAGAGCAACAAAATCCGGAAAAAGCGCCTTAAATTCTACATCAGCGGTTGCCAGTGCTGTTGCAACAATGGGGTGCGTATGAATTACCGCACTAATATCGGACCTACAAACATAACAACCGAGGTGCATAGAAACCTCACAGGTTGGTCTCAGTCCGTTGTTTTTACCTTTTTTCTTCCCTGTTTTTAAGTCTATTTTAACCCACTGATTGGTGTCAATTTCGGCAAGACTGAACCCGCTTGGGGAAAGATAAATGGTGCTACCCTGTTTTGCACTGATATTGCCACCCGGACCTGCTGTAAGTCCCTTCTCTACAATCAATTTTCCATATTGTTCTAATTCTTGAATTATTTTATTCATAATTAGTTTTTGTAATTTTATCACAAACTCTGCCAGTACAATTGTAATATAATTACATAAAATTGACTGGCGATCAATTCATTTCTTTAAACGCCGAACCGCATATCCTTATAGTATCTTCAATTATTTTTTAGAATGGCTTGACAATAAAAGCTTTTCTCTAACTTGTAGAGATGTTGTCCTGCGATTTATCCCTATTGCAACTATACTTAAATTTTACATTTTTACTGTATTCTAAATCTTATAATGTTTTTATTTTTTCTTATTATTTTAAGTATTTTATCAACAACACTTTTTTTATGTATCCAATTACAACTCTGGCATGACCATATCTTTTCTTTAGACTTTTTAAGATATACATATTCCCCCAGAGCTTTATCTAAGCAAGGATAAAACAGACAGTAGCAAAATGTACAGTCCTGTAGTCTCTTATGGCAGGGAAAATACTTACAGGCAGTGTTAATTCTTTTTATACTTTTTATGTTATGTATTCTCTTTTTATCCGGTTTTTTATACTGCATACTATCTCATAAGGAATTGTTTTTGCAAATCCCGCAAGTTCTTCAGCAGAAACAATGTTCTGCTTCTGGTTCCCTAAAATCACTACTTCCGTTTTTTTAGTTATAGATGGAATATCTGTAACATCAATTATCGTCTGGTCCATACATACTCTTCCGAGAACCTTACACCTTTTCCCATGTACAAGTACACTTGAAAGATTTGAAAAAAGTCTGTTATATCCGTTGGCATAACCAATAGGAAGTATTGCAATCTTCATTTTCTTTGGTGTTATAAATGTATGTCCATATGAAATCCCTTTTCCTTTTTCAATATCTTTTATAAACATCGGATATGTTATCCATTTCATTGCAGGATAAAAAAGATTTCTATATTTCTTATCCTTGCAGGGAGATAACCCATAAAGTGTAAGACCGGGTCTTACCATATCAAATTCTGCTTCCGGAAACTTTAATATACCTGCACTGTTTAAAAGATGACAGATAGGCGGTTTCAAACCTTTCTCTTGAAGAAGGCTGACAACTTGTGAAAATCTGTTTATCTGTTCTTTAGAAACCACTTTTTTTATACTATCAGCACAGGCTAAATGGCTATATATTCCCTCTAAATAAACCTTCTTGATTTTTTTTATACCTTCAACAATCTTTAATGCATCCTTATACCAGTGTCCAAGTCTTCCCATCCCGGTATCAATTTTAAGATGAAGATTTACAATGAGATTTTTATTTTTTAAGGTTTTTGCAATATCCTCTGCATCCTTTACATCACACACACTCAAAGACACACTGTTTTTTGCTGCTGTATATGAAAATTCCGGATGAACAATAGCAAATATAAGAATTGGAGTTCTTATATTATTTGTT
The sequence above is a segment of the bacterium Unc6 genome. Coding sequences within it:
- a CDS encoding alanine racemase, with protein sequence MEICQTKIIIDLTAVEKNLNFLISRISKNTKVMAVIKANAYGHGLLGLANFLKNKVDFFGVSSADESIQLRTNNIRTPILIFAIVHPEFSYTAAKNSVSLSVCDVKDAEDIAKTLKNKNLIVNLHLKIDTGMGRLGHWYKDALKIVEGIKKIKKVYLEGIYSHLACADSIKKVVSKEQINRFSQVVSLLQEKGLKPPICHLLNSAGILKFPEAEFDMVRPGLTLYGLSPCKDKKYRNLFYPAMKWITYPMFIKDIEKGKGISYGHTFITPKKMKIAILPIGYANGYNRLFSNLSSVLVHGKRCKVLGRVCMDQTIIDVTDIPSITKKTEVVILGNQKQNIVSAEELAGFAKTIPYEIVCSIKNRIKREYIT
- a CDS encoding glycosyl transferase; its protein translation is MWHKKTVSVILPTYNEKDSIRRVIEEFFQTGVVDEVIVVNNNAVPGTSEEVAKTVAREVFEKRQGYGAAIRRGFKEAAGDIIVLCEPDGTFLARDIFKFLAYADDFDTVFGTRTTSVLIWKGANMGPFLKWGNWAVAKMLEFFFNTTTFTDVGCTMRLIKRDALRKIEPRFTVYGEHLGPEMMILVALNRLKYIEIPVNYLPRVGHSSVTGHKGKTFWLAVRMIVLVLRYRLIFLFGLPSRK
- a CDS encoding biotin--[acetyl-CoA-carboxylase] ligase — encoded protein: MNKGQILWFKKTTSTNDVALSLAKRGFPQGTVIVSDFQTKGRGRQGRTWESQQGKDLLFSIIFKSCGSFLQDKISLLASVAVANVLKKKFNITTFLRWPNDLLFENKKICGVLVEGSPDDEYFVVGIGINVNSKKNELPESATSLSLIKKTHLERRTLLVNIVDSCDTLYRESKYKSDIIIKEATLLCETLGRSATIKEKKKRFEGYCIGLNTDGSLLVRLDSGMQKTIRSAEVMVIK